From one Nitrospirota bacterium genomic stretch:
- a CDS encoding N-acetylmuramoyl-L-alanine amidase, with protein MFLNLKRIYFIFCFFVLLSCYVSVYTEASTYVKIENIRYWSSSDYTRVVIDLSGNIEFSQNRISDPERLYFDFANTDIVKGLRTTFQIGDGVLKTVRIGKFNQNTTRVVLDLEEFRDFNVFVLDNPVRLVIDIYGNEKDDERVFAVKRKIVIDPGHGGHDPGAIGPNGLYEKDVVLDIAFRIKKILMQDPINEVYLTRENDKYLSLEERTAFANKKGADLFVSVHANASSNRQAKGIETYLLNWTDDEEAMKVAARENAISLKKMKSMYKQMDTVKVITDDLMRQNKRDESIKLAHYIQKSLITNLDERHNLGVKQALFYVLFGARMPSVLVEVSFISNIEEEKLLSQDSYRMEIAKSISEGILTYFTSIPATQKVAGLKNNKQI; from the coding sequence TTGTTTTTAAACCTCAAAAGAATTTATTTTATATTCTGTTTTTTTGTTTTATTGTCTTGTTATGTATCTGTTTATACAGAAGCTTCCACTTATGTAAAAATAGAGAATATCCGATACTGGTCATCTTCTGATTACACGAGAGTAGTTATTGACCTTTCAGGAAATATTGAGTTTTCACAAAATCGGATTTCTGACCCTGAAAGGCTTTATTTTGACTTCGCAAATACTGATATTGTAAAGGGTCTCAGAACTACATTTCAAATTGGAGACGGAGTTTTGAAAACGGTTAGAATAGGAAAGTTTAATCAAAATACCACAAGAGTAGTTCTTGATCTGGAGGAATTTAGAGATTTTAATGTTTTTGTTCTCGATAATCCTGTAAGGCTTGTTATTGATATTTATGGTAATGAAAAGGATGATGAACGTGTATTTGCTGTAAAAAGAAAAATTGTAATTGATCCCGGACATGGAGGTCATGACCCAGGTGCGATTGGTCCTAACGGGCTTTATGAAAAGGATGTTGTTCTTGATATTGCATTTAGAATCAAAAAAATTCTTATGCAGGACCCCATAAATGAAGTTTATCTTACCAGAGAAAACGATAAATATCTGTCGCTTGAAGAAAGGACAGCATTTGCAAACAAAAAGGGAGCTGATCTGTTCGTATCCGTTCATGCAAATGCCAGCTCAAACAGACAGGCGAAAGGTATTGAGACATATTTACTCAACTGGACAGATGATGAAGAAGCAATGAAGGTTGCTGCGAGGGAAAATGCCATATCATTGAAAAAAATGAAGTCAATGTATAAGCAGATGGATACCGTGAAAGTAATTACCGATGACCTGATGAGGCAGAATAAGAGGGATGAGTCGATAAAGCTTGCTCATTATATTCAAAAATCTCTCATAACAAATCTGGATGAAAGGCATAATCTCGGGGTTAAGCAGGCATTGTTTTATGTGCTTTTTGGTGCAAGAATGCCATCTGTCCTTGTTGAAGTTTCCTTTATCAGTAATATAGAAGAAGAAAAATTACTTTCGCAAGATTCATACAGAATGGAAATTGCTAAATCAATTTCTGAAGGTATTTTAACTTATTTCACGTCAATACCTGCAACACAAAAGGTTGCTGGATTGAAAAATAATAAACAAATTTAA
- a CDS encoding D-aminoacylase: MIERQIKKRIDLLIHGGLIYDGTNSEPYEGDIGISEDTIVFVNKKSRKKNFISKFNCSQTIYAKNYVVSPGFIDTHGHSEFTLLADPRAEGKLCQGVTTEINGNCGLSAAPLYGEAIKQREHDLKEFDIKERWLDLREYLNLLERRKIPLNFATLVGHGNIRASVIGYKDRKPLNNELEKMKTLLKKTISEGAIGISTGLIYPPGVYADTEELIELTKSCRNHIYTTHMRSEGDKLLESIQETIRIGQESMIKVHISHIKTSGRKNWHKIDRMIEIIEEGRQKQIKISCDRYPYIASSTDLDSILPSWVFEGGFEKELERLKSSDIRNKIKKQLTTADNSDVFWKNIYISSVSKGKNKWMEGKSLYSIAKHRSFDPVDMLFELLIDEKLKVGAIFFSMDEANLIRLLSLPYLTLGTDSSSRSTDGITRKGNPHPRGFGTFPKFLGKYVRDESIMSLSEAIHKITLLPALIFKIHKRGILKKGAYADIVIFDAMKIKDRATFEKPFLKPEGIYYVIVNGVPAVKDGEITGSRSGRILRNGK; encoded by the coding sequence ATGATAGAAAGACAGATAAAAAAGAGAATTGATCTTCTTATTCATGGAGGTTTGATCTATGATGGAACAAACTCTGAACCTTATGAAGGAGATATTGGTATTTCAGAAGATACAATTGTTTTTGTAAATAAGAAATCAAGAAAGAAAAATTTCATATCCAAATTCAATTGTTCTCAAACAATATACGCAAAAAATTATGTAGTATCTCCAGGTTTTATAGATACCCACGGGCATTCAGAATTTACCCTTCTCGCTGATCCACGTGCAGAAGGAAAACTGTGTCAGGGTGTCACAACCGAGATAAACGGTAATTGCGGTCTTTCTGCTGCTCCACTTTATGGAGAAGCCATAAAACAAAGAGAACATGACTTGAAAGAATTTGATATTAAGGAACGATGGTTAGATTTACGAGAGTATCTTAATCTCCTCGAAAGAAGGAAAATACCTCTGAATTTTGCAACTCTCGTAGGTCATGGCAATATAAGGGCTAGCGTAATTGGGTATAAAGACAGGAAACCTCTAAATAATGAATTAGAAAAAATGAAAACGCTTTTAAAAAAGACAATTTCGGAAGGTGCAATTGGTATTTCTACAGGACTTATCTATCCACCCGGGGTTTATGCAGATACTGAAGAATTAATAGAACTAACTAAATCCTGTAGAAATCACATATATACGACGCATATGAGAAGCGAGGGCGATAAATTGCTTGAATCTATTCAGGAGACAATTCGCATAGGGCAGGAATCCATGATTAAGGTTCATATTTCACATATAAAGACTAGTGGAAGAAAGAATTGGCACAAAATAGACAGGATGATTGAAATTATAGAGGAAGGACGACAAAAGCAAATAAAGATAAGCTGTGACAGATATCCATATATCGCTTCATCTACTGATCTTGACTCAATTCTACCTTCATGGGTTTTTGAAGGAGGTTTTGAAAAAGAACTTGAAAGACTGAAGAGTTCAGATATAAGAAATAAGATAAAAAAACAACTGACAACAGCCGATAATAGTGATGTATTTTGGAAGAATATATATATTTCGAGTGTGTCAAAAGGAAAAAACAAATGGATGGAGGGTAAAAGTCTTTATTCAATTGCAAAGCACAGAAGTTTTGACCCTGTAGACATGTTATTTGAATTACTCATAGATGAGAAACTTAAGGTTGGTGCGATATTTTTCTCAATGGATGAGGCTAATCTTATAAGATTACTTTCATTACCATATCTTACATTAGGAACAGATAGCTCTTCACGTTCAACTGATGGAATAACACGTAAAGGAAATCCTCATCCAAGGGGATTTGGTACTTTTCCGAAGTTTCTGGGAAAGTATGTAAGAGACGAATCAATTATGAGCCTTAGTGAAGCCATCCATAAAATAACTCTATTACCTGCCCTGATATTCAAAATACACAAAAGGGGTATTTTGAAGAAAGGTGCATATGCAGATATAGTTATATTTGATGCCATGAAGATAAAAGACCGGGCAACTTTCGAAAAACCTTTCTTAAAACCAGAAGGAATTTATTATGTTATTGTTAACGGAGTTCCTGCTGTAAAAGATGGTGAAATAACAGGGAGTAGATCAGGAAGAATACTGAGAAACGGGAAATGA
- a CDS encoding gamma-glutamyl-gamma-aminobutyrate hydrolase family protein gives MRLNSERKPFIGIIIESRTGYYRIKNDYAEAITMNGGIPLYLPPVKKPSQYAEIISGLMIPGGYDIDPFYYHEPTMTEMKVVSRVRSDFEISLIKQMIVLGKPILGICYGMQMLNIFFGGTLYQDISFMDGVEINHKKGYHNIVITENRFLQKGMFSVNSTHHQAVKDLGKGLISFAYSLDNVIEALYKKDYSFLVGVQWHPERLKNSDLSLQLFQTFIAAAYDSK, from the coding sequence ATGAGATTAAACAGTGAAAGAAAACCTTTTATCGGAATTATAATAGAAAGCAGAACTGGTTATTATAGAATAAAAAATGATTATGCAGAAGCTATAACAATGAATGGAGGAATTCCACTTTACCTGCCTCCAGTCAAAAAACCATCTCAGTATGCAGAAATCATAAGTGGCCTTATGATTCCCGGAGGTTATGATATAGACCCTTTCTATTATCATGAGCCAACAATGACTGAAATGAAAGTTGTCTCAAGAGTAAGGAGTGATTTCGAAATTTCACTAATAAAGCAAATGATAGTTCTCGGTAAACCAATACTTGGAATTTGCTATGGTATGCAAATGCTCAATATATTCTTTGGAGGGACACTTTATCAGGATATTTCTTTTATGGATGGAGTAGAAATTAATCATAAAAAAGGGTATCATAATATTGTGATCACAGAAAACAGGTTTTTACAAAAAGGAATGTTTTCTGTAAACAGCACACATCATCAAGCAGTTAAAGACCTCGGAAAAGGTCTTATATCTTTTGCATATTCTCTTGATAATGTGATAGAAGCATTATATAAAAAAGACTATTCATTTCTTGTAGGAGTTCAATGGCATCCAGAACGTCTTAAAAATAGCGACCTTTCACTTCAATTATTTCAAACTTTTATTGCGGCGGCTTATGACAGTAAATAG
- a CDS encoding AI-2E family transporter, with amino-acid sequence MTVNRFYTITSIFLVTLLGYLTYKILDPFLNSIAWAIVFAIVFYPLYISLLKYMKYKSLASAMTVSIIILIILGPFTYLSFLLVDDIRNFLEGLNSGTFESLKNILTNSKISQIVDGIQSNLGMEGVDFGKIITENIKKIGHEIVMRLSSSLKNVTIVFLNFIFMLFAVFFFLRDGPGFLSRIRDYLPFPDEDKNRLISKVKDMIISTVYGGVVVALVQGLIGGITFYLLGIPSAVLWGAAISVMSFLPMLGTFSVWGPMTGYLFIQGLYGKGIILLIVGSLGISMVDNILKPIIISGRTKMPTLAVFFSVLGGIKIFGFIGFIMGPLVLALFISVFEIFRHIEGGENA; translated from the coding sequence ATGACAGTAAATAGATTTTATACAATTACATCTATTTTTTTAGTAACACTACTTGGATATCTGACATACAAAATACTTGACCCTTTTCTTAACTCAATCGCATGGGCTATTGTTTTTGCAATAGTATTTTATCCATTATACATATCTCTACTTAAATATATGAAATACAAATCACTTGCATCAGCAATGACTGTTTCAATAATAATTTTGATCATACTTGGTCCTTTTACATATTTATCTTTTCTTCTTGTGGATGATATACGAAACTTTCTGGAAGGTTTAAATTCCGGAACGTTTGAATCTCTCAAAAACATCTTAACTAATTCAAAAATATCTCAGATTGTAGACGGGATACAGAGTAATCTTGGGATGGAAGGTGTTGATTTTGGCAAGATTATCACAGAGAACATTAAAAAAATAGGGCATGAAATCGTAATGAGATTATCATCAAGTCTGAAAAATGTTACTATAGTCTTCCTGAATTTTATCTTCATGCTTTTTGCAGTATTTTTTTTCCTAAGAGACGGACCGGGCTTTTTGTCGAGAATCAGGGATTACCTACCTTTTCCTGATGAGGACAAGAACAGGTTGATATCAAAGGTAAAGGACATGATTATATCTACTGTTTATGGCGGGGTTGTTGTTGCTCTTGTTCAGGGCTTAATAGGTGGTATAACGTTTTATTTGCTCGGAATCCCATCTGCTGTCCTCTGGGGGGCAGCTATTTCTGTGATGTCCTTTTTACCGATGCTTGGAACATTTTCAGTATGGGGTCCAATGACAGGATATCTATTTATTCAAGGTCTTTATGGGAAAGGTATTATACTTTTAATAGTAGGTTCTCTTGGGATCAGCATGGTAGACAATATATTAAAACCTATTATTATAAGTGGAAGAACAAAAATGCCTACTCTTGCTGTCTTTTTCAGTGTGCTTGGAGGTATCAAAATTTTTGGTTTCATAGGTTTTATTATGGGCCCTTTAGTTCTTGCCCTTTTTATTTCTGTCTTTGAAATATTCAGACATATAGAAGGAGGGGAAAATGCTTAG
- the dksA gene encoding RNA polymerase-binding protein DksA has product MKKTKEKLKKVAPVKKSTKPTKKKKILTIREKKIGEIKKKLLAQRKALLAEAIAALNELPEKTVYPDLGDQASAEIDRNFMLRLRGRERKLLKKIEEALDRIKLGTFGICDKCGQEIDIRRLDARPVTTMCIECKTLQEEEEKLMEV; this is encoded by the coding sequence ATGAAAAAAACTAAAGAAAAACTGAAAAAAGTTGCTCCAGTAAAAAAATCAACAAAACCAACTAAAAAGAAAAAAATTTTGACTATCAGAGAAAAGAAAATAGGTGAAATAAAGAAAAAACTTTTAGCACAACGAAAAGCCCTTTTAGCAGAAGCAATAGCTGCACTTAATGAACTCCCTGAAAAGACTGTTTATCCTGATCTTGGAGATCAGGCATCTGCAGAAATAGATAGAAATTTTATGCTAAGGCTTAGAGGTAGAGAACGTAAACTTCTCAAAAAAATAGAAGAAGCTTTAGATAGAATAAAACTTGGCACCTTTGGTATATGCGATAAGTGTGGACAGGAGATTGATATTAGAAGACTTGATGCAAGACCTGTTACCACTATGTGTATAGAATGCAAAACCTTACAGGAAGAGGAAGAAAAACTGATGGAAGTATAA
- the ychF gene encoding redox-regulated ATPase YchF — MNIAIIGLSNSGKTTVFNALTGLNIETHPYPSLSGEPHKGVVKVPDMRLNKLSEIFKPKKTTNATIEYIDFIGLTKGEIDQNKKVFDVIKDADALLQVVRVFKDDKVFHPFGNIDALRDIETVDFELIFGDLELIEKRLNKIDYDIKRGKKPDESEKKLLLKCKNFLEKEIPLSEIQFSKEEKMTMKHLQFLSLKSEIIVLNISEDYLNTDKIKKLEEHIKKYLENKNRKKVSILSICGKLEMELSQLLPEEAQLFFNDLGIKEPALNKLVRMSYYILDLISFFTYTGNELRAWSIRKGATAQESAGKIHSDIERGFIRAEVISYEDFIKVGNIHAARDKGLLRLEGKTYEVKDGDIIYFRFNI, encoded by the coding sequence ATGAATATTGCAATAATAGGACTGTCAAATTCAGGAAAAACAACGGTTTTCAACGCGCTGACAGGATTGAATATTGAAACTCATCCTTATCCCTCACTTTCTGGAGAACCTCATAAAGGAGTAGTGAAAGTCCCTGACATGAGGCTCAATAAACTCTCTGAGATATTCAAACCAAAAAAAACTACTAATGCCACTATAGAATATATTGACTTCATCGGCTTAACCAAGGGTGAAATAGATCAAAACAAAAAGGTATTTGATGTTATAAAAGATGCTGATGCTTTGCTTCAAGTTGTCAGGGTATTTAAAGACGATAAAGTTTTCCATCCTTTTGGTAATATTGATGCATTAAGGGATATTGAAACTGTCGATTTTGAATTAATATTCGGTGATCTTGAACTTATAGAAAAACGGCTTAATAAAATTGACTACGATATAAAGCGCGGTAAAAAACCTGATGAATCCGAAAAAAAACTTCTTCTTAAATGCAAAAATTTTCTTGAAAAAGAAATACCTCTCAGTGAAATCCAATTCAGTAAAGAAGAAAAGATGACCATGAAGCATTTACAGTTCTTATCTCTAAAGTCTGAAATAATAGTATTAAATATTAGTGAAGATTATTTAAATACTGATAAGATAAAAAAGCTTGAAGAACATATTAAAAAATATCTTGAAAATAAGAACAGAAAAAAAGTATCTATTTTATCTATTTGCGGTAAATTAGAGATGGAACTTTCCCAATTACTTCCTGAAGAAGCCCAATTGTTTTTTAATGATTTAGGGATAAAAGAACCTGCTCTGAACAAATTAGTTCGTATGAGTTATTATATTCTCGATCTTATATCATTCTTCACATACACAGGAAACGAATTAAGAGCATGGAGTATTAGAAAAGGAGCTACAGCTCAAGAATCTGCTGGAAAAATTCATTCTGATATTGAAAGAGGATTTATACGGGCAGAGGTTATTTCCTATGAAGATTTTATAAAAGTAGGCAATATACATGCTGCGCGTGATAAAGGATTGCTACGACTTGAAGGAAAGACATACGAGGTGAAGGATGGAGATATAATCTATTTCAGGTTCAATATATGA